From Deinobacterium chartae:
TCACCTACCAACGCGAGCGTTTTCCGCTGGTCGCCCACCTGCCGCTGGTCGCGCTGATCACGCTGTGTGCGCTGGCGTTCAGCGCGCCCGCCTTTCCGCCGGCTGCCCTGACCGTGGCGGCCATCGCCTGCACGCTGCTGCTGTTTTTCGAGCTGCGCGTCCTGGACGAGTTCAAGGACTACGCCGACGATCTGGCGCACCGTCCCTACCGTCCGGTGCCGCGCGGGCTGGTGACCCTGCGCGAGCTGGGCCAAGCGGGCCTGGCCGCGGCGGCGGTGCAGCTGCTGCTGACCGTGCTGCTGCGCCCGCAGGCCCTGGGGTTGCTGCTGCTGGTGTGGGCCTATATGGGGCTGATGGCCCGCGAGTTTTTCGTGCCGGCGTGGCTCAAGGCCCGCCCGCTCCCGTACCTGCTCTCGCACCTGGCGGTCGTTCCCCTGATCGTGCTGTTCGCCTCGAGCTGGGCGTGGCTGCCGGGCCCACCGCCCGAGCGACTCGGCGGGCTGCTGCTGGTCAGCCTGCTGGCCGGAGCGCTGCTCGAGCTGGGCCGCAAGCTGCGCGCTCCCGGCGACGAGGAGGCGGGCGTGCAGACCTACAGCGCGCTGTGGGGCCTGCGGCGGGCCCTGGCCGCGTGGCTGGCCTTGGCCGCTGCGGGCGTCCTCGCCGCGGCCCTCACCGCGCAGAGCCTCGCGCTGCTCGCCGCAGGCGCGGCGGCATGGCTGCTGCTGCTGGCGCTGGCCCGGCGCGCGGCCCTCGAGGCCACCCGACGCCGGGTAAAGCCCTTCGAGCTCTTTTCGGCGCTGTGGATTGCAGGCCTGTACCTGGGGTTGGGGGTGAGGGCATGAGCGTGGTGCTGAGCCCGCGAGCAGCGCGGTATGCCCCGGTGGGCGGCAAGGCCCGCGCGCTGGCCGAGCTGGGCGCAGCTTTTCCGGTGCCCGAATGGGTGGTTATCACCCCGCAGGCCTTCACGCTCAGCCTCAGCCCGCAGCGGCGCGCGGCCCTCGAGGCGGGCGAGTTCGAGGCGGCCTTCGCGGGCCTCGAGCTGGACGCGGCGGTGCGGCGCGAGCTCGAGGCCGCGCTCGCCCGCCTGCCCGCCTCGAGTGCGGGCTGGGCGGTGCGCTCGAGTGCCCTGGAGGAAGACGGCGCGGCGCACTCGTTCGCCGGGCAGTTCGAGAGCTACCTGTCGGTGCCCCGCGACGCGGTGGCGGCGCGGGTGGTGGACGTGTGGCGCTCGGGCTTCGCGCGGCGCGCGGCCCACTACCGCGCCTCGAGGGGCCTGGCGGGGACGCCGCAGGTCCCGGCGGTGATCGTGCAGCGCATGGTGCCCGCCGAGGTGGCCGGGGTGGCCTTCGCGGCCGACCCGGTCAGCTCGGACCCGGACGTGACGGTGATCTCGGCGGTGCGCGGGCTGGGCGACCGGCTGGTGTCCGGTCTCGAGGAAGGCCAGACCTACCGCCTGCGCGGTGAGACCCCCGAGGACCTGCCCGCCGGGGCGCTGCTGAACGCGGCGGGCGTGCGGGCCGTGGCCGC
This genomic window contains:
- a CDS encoding UbiA family prenyltransferase — translated: MTVRWITYQRERFPLVAHLPLVALITLCALAFSAPAFPPAALTVAAIACTLLLFFELRVLDEFKDYADDLAHRPYRPVPRGLVTLRELGQAGLAAAAVQLLLTVLLRPQALGLLLLVWAYMGLMAREFFVPAWLKARPLPYLLSHLAVVPLIVLFASSWAWLPGPPPERLGGLLLVSLLAGALLELGRKLRAPGDEEAGVQTYSALWGLRRALAAWLALAAAGVLAAALTAQSLALLAAGAAAWLLLLALARRAALEATRRRVKPFELFSALWIAGLYLGLGVRA